In Lotus japonicus ecotype B-129 chromosome 5, LjGifu_v1.2, one genomic interval encodes:
- the LOC130719050 gene encoding uncharacterized protein LOC130719050 — protein MEKLTANNMLPWDVLAIICKKLNFNDIIQLSTVCKDWRSFLEMKFQSPLIVQRDSFSKNSLSFMSLPDYRFYSAQMDNFWGLSYSGSSSGYLIFAGPNMFLLMNPLTRRGKKISTLALKDSYDYRGIRAHFAFVKGSKEYVLVLFSNGSCRLNVYHSQNSRWATYSTKGDSLEVVDLVVFHNSIYVLTNKAKIGVLNLNSTSIKFLELKNTPLVTYNDLRLVSCDGNLLVVHFVPGEMLNVYKIDFSTMEFVRQDTLGELALFHSSYANCYALSNPRRWGYDSNTVYSIICTSPKCNVYSGNGKLQKLIMPIHGVQVSKRSRLYWVDWYLPYLRDEVDYSLIK, from the coding sequence ATGGAGAAGCTAACAGCAAACAATATGCTTCCTTGGGATGTTCTTGCTATTATTTGCAAGAAACTAAATTTCAATGACATAATCCAACTTTCTACAGTGTGCAAGGACTGGAGGTCATTTCTTGAGATGAAATTTCAATCACCATTAATTGTTCAAAGAGATTCATTTTCTAAAAATTCTCTTTCATTTATGAGCCTACCTGACTACAGGTTCTATAGTGCTCAGATGGATAACTTTTGGGGCTTATCCTATTCAGGTTCTTCTAGTGGATATCTGATTTTTGCTGGTCCTAATATGTTTCTGCTAATGAATCCTTTGACCAGAAGAGGGAAGAAAATCAGCACCTTAGCTCTGAAAGATAGTTATGACTACAGGGGTATCCGTGCCCATTTTGCTTTTGTCAAAGGTTCAAAGGAATATGTCCTCGTGTTATTTTCTAATGGTTCCTGTAGGTTGAATGTCTATCATTCCCAAAATTCACGTTGGGCTACTTATTCTACTAAAGGAGATTCATTGGAGGTTGTGGACCTTGTGGTTTTTCATAATTCTATATATGTTCTTACTAACAAGGCCAAGATAGGGGTACTTAACCTGAATTCTACAAGTATAAAATTTCTAGAGCTGAAGAACACTCCTTTGGTAACTTATAATGACCTTAGGTTGGTTAGTTGTGATGGAAATCTTTTAGTGGTCCATTTTGTGCCCGGGGAAATGTTGAACGTGTACAAAATAGACTTCTCAACTATGGAGTTTGTCAGACAGGACACATTGGGTGAGCTAGCATTATTTCATTCATCCTATGCGAATTGTTATGCATTGAGCAACCCAAGAAGGTGGGGATATGACAGCAACACTGTGTATTCGATTATCTGCACATCTCCAAAATGTAACGTGTATTCAGGGAATGGTAAACTGCAAAAGCTCATTATGCCTATTCATGGAGTTCAAGTTTCAAAGAGATCCAGACTTTATTG